A genomic region of Amphiura filiformis chromosome 6, Afil_fr2py, whole genome shotgun sequence contains the following coding sequences:
- the LOC140155476 gene encoding G-protein coupled receptor GRL101-like: MMGIYMLIIASADTFYRGTYAFNAESWQTSGLCKFAGFLSVLSTEASVFFITIISIDRLFCIVFPLSHVALRPSSARIAAIFAWGLAFVFSILPLFPIEYFKDELQFYGRSPVCLALPLTKYRPAGWEYSVALFLCLNLAAFVVVALCYITIFVTVKKSRKRSSKGLGANENRVEEIQLALRMGLLIFTDFCCWMPIIIMGFLSLTGWVTLSNTAYVWIAVFVLPLNSALNPYLYTIATREMKKFHDKKLDDQKSKKTPAFNSLDVVPFANQLVVVLQPSDQTRYRSYTLSNVMRSKLTFSPEDIDAIERDIRQALDYLHGRRILHGGVSEENILLENNEGWRGFLLVSTERLSQNVQKKLSSSTEAITDPSNSNDYEEKVGKMEFEMNSIYDRDNAQMEVIMNTIRARVNRSAKSLNGTSLFTSTTDSITASTSLDH, encoded by the exons ATGATGGGAATATATATGCTGATCATCGCTTCTGCAGATACTTTCTATCGCGGTACATACGCCTTCAATGCTGAATCATGGCAAACAAGTGGACTTTGTAAATTTGCAGGATTTTTATCAGTTTTATCCACCGAAGCGTCAGTGTTCTTCATAACAATCATAAGCATAGATCGATTATTCTGTATCGTTTTCCCTCTCAGTCACGTGGCATTAAGGCCTTCAAGTGCCCGGATTGCAGCCATTTTTGCATGGGGACTTGCGTTTGTTTTCAGTATCCTGCCTCTCTTTCCGATTGAATATTTCAAAGATGAACTTCAATTTTACGGACGGTCACCCGTCTGTCTTGCGCTACCACTTACCAAATACCGTCCGGCAGGATGGGAGTATTCAGTCGCGTTATTTCTTTGCCTCAACTTAGCAGCTTTTGTCGTAGTCGCTCTCTGTTACATTACAATTTTTGTAACAGTGAAGAAATCCCGGAAGAGATCTAGTAAAGGACTTGGGGCTAATGAAAATCGAGTGGAAGAAATTCAGTTAGCACTGCGCATGGGTCTTCTAATTTTCACGGACTTTTGTTGCTGGATGCCGATCATCATTATGGGCTTCCTGTCATTGACGGGATGGGTGACATTATCTAACACGGCGTATGTTTGGATTGCTGTGTTTGTTTTACCACTCAATTCCGCTTTGAATCCGTATCTGTATACTATTGCTACGCGGGAGATGAAGAAGTTTCATGATAAGAAATTGGATGATCAGAAATCCAAAAAAACACCAGCATTCAATTCATTGG ATGTTGTACCCTTTGCCAACCAACTTGTCGTGGTCCTTCAACCAAGTGATCAGACCCGATACCGATCGTATACATTATCGAATGTGATGAGGTCAAAGTTGACTTTTAGTCCTGAAGACATAGATGCCATTGAACGTGACATCAGACAAGCGCTTGATTATCTCCACGGAAGAAGAATACTTCACGGTGGAGTAAGCGAAGAAAACATACTACTGGAAAAC AACGAAGGGTGGCGTGGCTTCTTGCTTGTGTCAACGGAGAGACTCAGTCAAAATGTCCAAAAGAAATTGTCATCCTCAACTGAGGCTATCACTGACCCGTCAAACTCAAACGACTATGAAGAAAAGGTGGGCAAGATGGAATTTGAGATGAATTCCATCTACGACCGAGATAATGCCCAGATGGAAGTCATTATGAACACGATTCGAGCTCGTGTGAATCGCTCGGCCAAGTCTTTGAACGGAACCTCTCTGTTTACAAGTACTACTGATAGTATTACTGCATCGACATCACTTGATCATTAG